In the Prochlorococcus marinus str. MIT 9312 genome, CGTCTCTAAATTTATCGGTATTTAAATTATTTTCTGAGAAAAGTGATTTGTCCTCTTTTTCAAAGTATTTTTTTATTCCTTCTTGTATTAATACTTTTGCCATATTACTAACTGTCCTAGATTCATTACTGGCTAAAATAGTCAGCTGATCACATATTAATTCTGGAAGAACTACTTGAATTCTAGGGGATTTCGGCTTCCCATTTGTGGAGTTTTGACGGGTAGCCATGAGGCAAAGTGTATAACTGTTACTTATTAGTATACACAGTTAGTCAAGGATACTATCTTTGTGTATATTATTAGTAAGGAAACATATGTCCGTATCAACTAATTGTTTTTAGTTTTTTTT is a window encoding:
- a CDS encoding ribbon-helix-helix domain-containing protein, whose translation is MATRQNSTNGKPKSPRIQVVLPELICDQLTILASNESRTVSNMAKVLIQEGIKKYFEKEDKSLFSENNLNTDKFRDELEKQSVKRFKRASQRIRYYKKSD